The following coding sequences lie in one Coxiella endosymbiont of Amblyomma americanum genomic window:
- the rnc gene encoding ribonuclease III: MNKFDELMQNLKHQFNDVGLLQMALSHRSVGVNNNERLEFLGDSILGFVITLELYKRYPKAQEGELSQMRASVVNGNVLAQLSVNLGIDANLLVGASEHKRRAQLSILSDALEAVVGAIYLDAGLEKCRCCLLSWYSERIDDLSTLIPKKDAKSRLQEWSQARKLSLPIYEILTSGEAHAKIFTATCCIKGLFHRTEGIGTTRRQAEQTAAMRFLELVEKNE, translated from the coding sequence ATGAATAAGTTTGATGAATTAATGCAGAATTTAAAACATCAATTTAATGATGTTGGTTTGCTCCAAATGGCATTAAGTCACCGAAGCGTTGGAGTAAACAATAATGAACGATTGGAATTTTTAGGGGATTCTATTTTAGGATTTGTTATTACACTCGAATTGTACAAAAGATACCCTAAGGCTCAAGAGGGAGAATTAAGCCAAATGCGCGCTTCTGTCGTTAATGGTAATGTGTTAGCACAATTATCAGTTAATTTGGGAATCGATGCCAATTTACTTGTGGGAGCGAGTGAACATAAAAGAAGAGCGCAGTTATCGATTTTATCGGACGCCTTGGAAGCTGTAGTTGGTGCTATTTATCTTGATGCTGGACTAGAGAAATGTCGTTGCTGTTTGTTAAGTTGGTACAGTGAGCGGATAGATGATTTATCTACATTAATTCCGAAAAAAGATGCAAAATCACGTTTACAAGAATGGTCGCAAGCACGCAAGCTGTCACTTCCTATTTATGAGATATTGACGAGTGGAGAAGCGCACGCCAAAATTTTTACAGCTACTTGTTGCATTAAAGGATTGTTTCATAGAACGGAAGGTATTGGCACTACACGTCGACAAGCAGAACAGACTGCCGCTATGCGTTTTTTAGAACTAGTAGAGAAGAATGAATAA
- the lepB gene encoding signal peptidase I, with amino-acid sequence MESISLKFKTVFDCSKTFFPPLLIVWVVRSFIIQPYHVLTGSLEPSVMPGDFIMVEQFAYGLRFPVINKKIFSVNEPKRGQIVVFRWPKNLKIIFVKRVIGLPGDHIVYKHKQLYINGRQQKQKLLYKMNNSIDSLKGYPWTIYVKEEDLYSIKHRIYIHSVGGEIENCDLVVPSKHYFVMGDNRDNSDDSRQWGFVPEQNLIGKAFFRICFSWDSLNKHIRWRRFGSVL; translated from the coding sequence TTGGAAAGTATATCTTTAAAATTTAAAACTGTCTTTGATTGTAGTAAAACTTTTTTTCCTCCATTATTAATTGTTTGGGTAGTACGATCTTTTATTATTCAACCTTATCACGTATTGACAGGTTCATTAGAACCTTCTGTCATGCCGGGTGATTTTATTATGGTAGAACAATTTGCTTACGGACTCCGTTTTCCTGTAATTAATAAAAAAATTTTCTCTGTCAATGAACCAAAACGCGGTCAGATTGTTGTGTTTCGGTGGCCTAAAAATCTAAAAATTATTTTTGTTAAACGCGTTATTGGATTGCCAGGTGATCACATTGTGTATAAACACAAGCAACTATATATTAATGGTCGACAACAAAAGCAAAAACTTCTTTATAAGATGAATAATAGTATTGATTCGTTAAAGGGGTATCCATGGACTATATATGTGAAAGAAGAAGATCTGTACAGCATAAAACATAGAATCTATATACATTCTGTTGGAGGAGAAATTGAAAATTGTGATTTGGTAGTTCCTTCTAAACATTATTTTGTAATGGGAGATAATCGAGACAACAGCGATGACAGTCGTCAGTGGGGGTTTGTTCCAGAACAAAATTTAATTGGAAAAGCTTTTTTTAGGATTTGCTTTAGCTGGGATTCTTTAAATAAACATATTCGATGGCGCCGTTTCGGTAGCGTATTATAA
- the recO gene encoding DNA repair protein RecO produces the protein MIAYHRVVLESAFILHRRPYGNTSLILECLTLNYGRVSIFARSARGLKSRYKGKLELFSPFLISWSGRASLKSLGKVELNEMPVSLEGKALLCGFYLNELVLRLLPPNDPDSCLFYYYKNSLETLSKGHIEISLRSFEKRLLERLGYGLPLEYDIKRTSLKKDKFYQYIPEQGFASCNKENGKVNTFSGKSLLALREEVFSNAHLIKEMKHLMRLVLRNLLGSNPLKTQELLR, from the coding sequence ATGATAGCATATCATCGTGTTGTTTTAGAATCTGCTTTCATTTTGCATCGACGACCGTATGGCAATACGAGTTTAATTCTTGAATGTTTAACATTAAATTATGGACGAGTTTCGATTTTTGCACGAAGCGCCAGAGGATTAAAATCGCGTTATAAAGGTAAATTAGAATTATTTTCCCCTTTTCTTATTTCTTGGTCAGGTCGAGCAAGTTTGAAATCTTTAGGGAAAGTAGAACTGAATGAGATGCCTGTTTCTTTAGAAGGAAAGGCTTTGTTATGTGGTTTTTATTTAAATGAATTAGTATTACGTTTATTACCTCCTAATGATCCAGACAGCTGTTTATTCTATTATTATAAAAATTCATTAGAAACCTTATCTAAAGGTCACATAGAAATTTCTTTACGAAGTTTTGAAAAACGACTATTAGAACGGCTTGGGTATGGTTTGCCCTTAGAATATGACATTAAAAGAACTTCGTTAAAAAAAGACAAGTTTTATCAATATATCCCTGAACAAGGATTTGCTTCTTGTAATAAAGAAAATGGGAAAGTAAATACATTTTCAGGAAAAAGTTTACTTGCTTTACGAGAAGAAGTGTTTTCAAATGCACATTTGATTAAAGAAATGAAACATCTCATGCGACTAGTATTAAGGAATTTGCTTGGTAGTAATCCACTTAAAACTCAGGAATTATTACGATAG
- the era gene encoding GTPase Era, whose translation MNKEITHCGRTVIIGRPNVGKSSLFNQIVGCKISITSQKPQTTRHRILGIKTFDNTQVIYIDTPGFLLQLSKMTGCYANRIACGALQENINLVLFVIEPYWNEQDALVLKYLQGIKVPIFLIINKTDQVRNLVELLPFIKRISFLHAFSEIIPISVKTGDQIKVLERKINEQMPESCFSFPPEQITDRNDQFIAAEIIREKLMRLLNQEIPYLLTVTVIMFQRKENVLYISAIIWVTRRGQKGIVIGKYGKWIKKIGISARIDMEKLFGQKIFLHIWVKFKRG comes from the coding sequence ATGAATAAGGAAATTACTCATTGTGGGCGTACTGTTATTATTGGTCGACCTAATGTAGGTAAATCTTCGTTATTTAATCAAATTGTAGGTTGCAAGATAAGCATTACGTCACAAAAACCTCAAACTACTCGTCATCGAATTTTAGGGATTAAAACTTTTGACAATACTCAGGTAATTTATATTGATACCCCAGGTTTTCTTTTGCAATTATCCAAGATGACTGGTTGTTATGCGAATCGAATTGCTTGTGGAGCGTTACAAGAAAATATCAATCTTGTTCTTTTTGTTATTGAACCTTATTGGAATGAGCAAGATGCTTTAGTGTTAAAATATTTGCAAGGTATTAAAGTTCCTATTTTTTTAATCATTAATAAAACTGATCAGGTTAGAAATCTTGTGGAACTATTACCATTTATTAAAAGGATTTCTTTTTTGCATGCATTTAGTGAAATTATCCCTATTTCTGTAAAAACTGGTGATCAAATTAAAGTTTTAGAACGGAAAATCAATGAGCAAATGCCAGAATCCTGCTTTTCTTTTCCTCCAGAACAGATTACAGATCGTAATGATCAATTTATAGCGGCTGAAATAATTCGTGAAAAACTTATGCGATTACTAAATCAAGAAATTCCTTATTTATTAACAGTAACGGTTATAATGTTTCAACGAAAAGAAAATGTTCTTTATATTTCAGCTATAATTTGGGTTACACGAAGGGGGCAAAAGGGTATTGTGATAGGAAAATATGGTAAGTGGATAAAAAAAATTGGTATATCTGCACGCATTGATATGGAGAAATTATTTGGACAGAAAATATTTTTGCACATATGGGTTAAGTTTAAGAGGGGATAG